In 'Nostoc azollae' 0708, the following are encoded in one genomic region:
- a CDS encoding sugar phosphate nucleotidyltransferase, with the protein MKAMILAAGKGTRVRPITYTIPKPMIPILQKPVMEFLLELLRQHGFDEIMVNVSHLAEEIENYFRDGQRFGVQIGYSFEGKIDDDGKLVGEAIGSAGGMRRIQDFSPFFDDTFVVLCGDALIDLDLTAGVKWHKTKGSIATIITKSVPQEEVSSYGVVVTDDDNRVKAFQEKPSTEEALSTNINTGIYIFEPEVFNYIPSGIEYDIGGDLFPKLVEINAPFYAISMDFEWVDIGKVPDYWRAIRGVLLGEIKNVQIPGHEVAPGIYTGLNVAVNWDKVDITGPVYIGGMTSIEDGAKIVGPAMIGPNCWICSGVTVDNSVIFEWSRLGPGVRLVDKLVFGRYCVDKTGAAIDVQAAALDWLITDARQAPPADTPIERQAIAELLGTNSI; encoded by the coding sequence ATGAAAGCAATGATTCTCGCAGCTGGTAAAGGTACTCGTGTACGTCCTATTACTTATACAATTCCCAAACCGATGATTCCTATCCTGCAAAAGCCGGTGATGGAATTTTTACTGGAACTGCTGCGCCAACATGGATTTGACGAAATTATGGTCAATGTTAGCCATTTGGCTGAGGAAATAGAAAATTATTTCCGTGATGGTCAAAGGTTTGGTGTACAGATTGGCTATTCTTTTGAAGGAAAAATTGACGACGACGGTAAACTTGTAGGAGAAGCAATTGGTTCCGCTGGAGGAATGCGGCGTATCCAAGACTTTTCTCCTTTTTTTGATGACACTTTTGTGGTGTTATGCGGTGATGCTTTGATTGACTTAGATTTAACTGCTGGGGTGAAGTGGCATAAAACTAAGGGTTCAATTGCTACTATCATTACGAAATCTGTCCCCCAGGAAGAAGTTTCTAGTTATGGTGTAGTGGTGACAGATGATGATAATCGGGTAAAAGCTTTCCAAGAAAAACCCTCAACTGAGGAAGCACTCAGCACTAATATCAATACGGGTATTTATATTTTTGAGCCAGAGGTATTTAACTATATTCCCTCTGGAATAGAGTATGATATTGGAGGTGATTTATTCCCTAAACTTGTGGAAATTAATGCACCTTTTTATGCAATCTCGATGGATTTTGAATGGGTAGATATTGGTAAAGTACCAGATTATTGGCGGGCAATTCGCGGTGTGTTGCTAGGTGAAATTAAAAATGTGCAGATTCCTGGCCATGAAGTTGCTCCTGGTATTTACACTGGCTTAAATGTAGCAGTGAATTGGGATAAGGTGGATATTACTGGACCAGTGTACATTGGTGGTATGACCAGCATCGAAGATGGGGCAAAAATTGTTGGGCCTGCAATGATTGGACCTAATTGCTGGATTTGTAGTGGTGTAACTGTGGATAACAGCGTGATTTTCGAATGGTCGCGTTTGGGACCAGGTGTGCGACTGGTGGATAAGCTGGTATTCGGACGTTACTGTGTGGACAAGACTGGGGCGGCGATTGATGTCCAAGCTGCGGCTTTAGACTGGCTAATTACTGATGCTCGTCAAGCTCCACCAGCTGATACTCCTATTGAACGCCAAGCGATCGCAGAATTGTTAGGTACAAATTCAATTTAG
- a CDS encoding segregation/condensation protein A has protein sequence MDANQLLETITHLIEQAERGEIDPWDVQVIEVIDCYLELMVPEATARGYEADLSQSGQAFLSASMLILFKANTLMHLSTVDNIIDNVSDNSMLEDQDGGLYPIQRLQLERQLRRRPAAMPPPKRRVTLQELITQLQIMANQLKRVEKSSKPHRPKRQPSMQTMREALELAHQENLTEVGLELEQVLHLSARDLNLEEECLNLEELVQLWTKTKQPQKKGECYESEHGNLVSVFWALLLLSAQSKVELFQEEFYQEIKIRLPTSYQLQPAATNQSTELLCQQNPESY, from the coding sequence ATGGATGCTAACCAGCTATTAGAAACAATTACACATCTCATTGAACAAGCCGAACGAGGGGAAATAGACCCTTGGGATGTACAGGTGATTGAGGTGATTGACTGCTACTTAGAACTAATGGTACCAGAGGCAACAGCAAGAGGTTACGAGGCTGACTTGTCCCAATCTGGACAGGCATTTTTATCAGCATCCATGCTCATATTATTCAAAGCAAATACCTTAATGCATTTGTCAACAGTAGATAATATTATAGATAATGTGTCTGATAATTCAATGTTAGAAGATCAAGATGGGGGATTATATCCCATCCAGCGTCTGCAATTAGAGCGACAGTTGCGCCGCCGTCCAGCCGCAATGCCACCACCAAAACGTCGTGTGACTCTACAAGAGTTAATCACACAATTGCAGATTATGGCTAACCAGCTAAAACGGGTAGAGAAATCTAGCAAACCTCACCGTCCTAAGCGTCAGCCTAGTATGCAAACCATGAGGGAAGCACTAGAATTAGCTCACCAAGAAAATCTGACAGAAGTAGGTTTAGAACTAGAACAGGTATTGCATCTTTCAGCAAGGGATCTAAATTTAGAGGAAGAATGTTTGAATCTAGAAGAACTGGTACAGTTGTGGACAAAAACAAAGCAGCCACAAAAAAAAGGTGAGTGCTATGAATCAGAACATGGTAACTTAGTGAGCGTTTTTTGGGCATTACTACTGCTGTCTGCCCAATCTAAGGTAGAGCTATTTCAAGAAGAATTTTACCAGGAGATAAAAATCCGCTTACCAACTTCTTACCAACTTCAGCCAGCAGCTACAAACCAATCAACTGAACTTTTGTGTCAGCAAAACCCAGAATCCTATTGA
- a CDS encoding AI-2E family transporter, giving the protein MRRSASPQSLLIYGLSVPIIALNVWLLSVLFRYFQHPITILSIAAILAFLLNYPVKFLEKARITRTQAVIIVLIITLALLGILCVTLVPMVIEQTIQLLNKIPDWLASSQDNLGKLQVVARQRRINIDFSLVTNQINANIQNLVQQIASSAVGFAGTLLSGLLNLVLVVVLAFYMLLYGDHVWYGLINLLPSNIGIPFNKSLQLNFQNFFLSQLLLGLFMELVLTPIFLFLRVPFALLFAIVIGLSELIPFVGATLGISLVTILVLLQNWWLAFPVATVAIVLQQIKDNLLAPKLLGNFIGLNPIWIFVSILMGFEIAGLLGTLVAVPIAGTIKGTFDAIKSSKHNEYVSNFTVTYESKSGENDK; this is encoded by the coding sequence ATGCGCCGTTCAGCCTCTCCTCAAAGTTTGCTAATTTATGGTCTGAGTGTCCCGATTATCGCTCTCAATGTCTGGCTACTATCGGTACTGTTTCGTTATTTCCAGCACCCCATCACTATCCTAAGTATTGCGGCTATTTTGGCATTTTTACTCAACTACCCAGTTAAATTTTTAGAAAAAGCTAGGATTACTCGTACTCAGGCAGTGATAATAGTTTTAATCATCACTTTGGCTTTGTTAGGAATTCTATGTGTTACCCTTGTACCAATGGTAATTGAGCAAACAATCCAACTTTTAAATAAGATTCCTGATTGGTTAGCTTCCAGTCAAGACAATCTGGGTAAATTGCAGGTAGTAGCGCGTCAAAGAAGAATAAATATTGACTTTAGTCTAGTAACTAATCAAATCAATGCCAATATTCAAAATTTGGTCCAACAGATAGCTTCCAGTGCGGTGGGATTTGCCGGAACCCTGTTATCAGGATTACTGAACTTAGTGTTAGTAGTCGTATTAGCCTTTTATATGCTGTTATATGGCGATCACGTATGGTATGGTCTAATCAATCTCCTCCCGTCTAATATTGGCATCCCCTTCAACAAGTCATTACAGTTAAATTTCCAGAACTTTTTCCTCAGTCAACTATTGCTGGGACTTTTCATGGAACTAGTCCTTACTCCCATTTTCCTATTTTTGAGAGTACCATTTGCCCTGTTATTTGCCATTGTTATTGGTCTTTCGGAACTGATTCCCTTTGTCGGAGCAACTTTAGGCATTAGTTTAGTCACAATTTTGGTATTACTACAAAATTGGTGGTTAGCATTTCCAGTAGCAACGGTGGCAATTGTCCTACAACAAATCAAGGATAATCTCTTAGCACCTAAGTTACTAGGTAACTTTATTGGACTCAACCCAATATGGATTTTTGTCTCTATTTTGATGGGATTTGAAATTGCGGGTTTATTGGGAACACTAGTTGCTGTACCAATTGCTGGCACTATCAAAGGTACATTTGACGCTATTAAAAGTAGTAAACATAATGAATATGTATCAAACTTTACCGTCACTTATGAATCAAAATCTGGTGAAAATGATAAATAG
- the pdxH gene encoding pyridoxamine 5'-phosphate oxidase, which translates to MDKNMADLRKDYSLQELSEKEINPNPFIQFKFWFDQALEAQLTEPNAMTLATSTPDGKPSGRMVLLKNFDDRGFVLFTNYNSHKGQELAENPHAALVFWWAELERQVRIVGTVEKISTEESDGYFEMRPPHSRLGAWASNQSEVIAGREVLERQWQEFQRKYQNQEVPRPPYWGGFRVIPQEIEFWQGRSSRLHDRLLYIRLDYGGWQIERLSP; encoded by the coding sequence ATGGATAAAAACATGGCTGATCTTCGCAAAGACTACTCTTTGCAAGAGTTAAGCGAAAAGGAAATTAACCCTAATCCTTTTATACAATTTAAATTCTGGTTTGATCAGGCTCTAGAAGCACAATTAACAGAACCTAACGCCATGACTCTGGCTACATCTACCCCAGATGGCAAACCTTCAGGCAGAATGGTACTGTTAAAGAATTTTGATGACCGGGGCTTTGTTTTATTTACTAACTACAACAGTCACAAAGGACAAGAACTAGCTGAGAACCCCCATGCTGCTTTGGTGTTTTGGTGGGCTGAACTAGAACGTCAAGTGAGAATTGTGGGGACTGTAGAAAAGATTTCAACAGAGGAGTCTGATGGGTATTTTGAGATGCGCCCGCCTCATAGTCGCTTGGGTGCATGGGCTTCTAATCAAAGTGAGGTAATTGCTGGCAGGGAAGTTTTGGAGCGACAATGGCAGGAGTTTCAGCGAAAATATCAAAATCAGGAAGTACCTAGACCACCTTATTGGGGAGGGTTTCGGGTCATTCCCCAGGAAATCGAGTTTTGGCAAGGACGCTCTAGCCGTTTACATGACAGATTGCTTTATATCCGTTTGGATTATGGGGGTTGGCAGATAGAACGGTTGTCTCCTTAA
- a CDS encoding DUF3153 domain-containing protein yields the protein MKKSNFLKFLFSQIKTWDFIFSKNNKSHHPKPFFLLLICASLMLTGCVQYDLGINFNNTNNGELVQHIKLSENLTSFSGDYIYDWLNSLEHRARKLDGSAKRIFPEEVIVKIPFTNGRELQEKFSDFFNYRTSQKPNVVTNNADLPNTASSLIVQDNNFLLLSRNRLIYDLDLRSLSVLTSKGNVVSGTGSILNLEFKLQTPWGVKNIQQTEDAIQPEKSGNQLIWKLKPGKLNHIEVIFWLPNLLGIVSLIIIIFVWGGFYLRYTLLESGLKKL from the coding sequence ATGAAAAAATCTAATTTCCTGAAATTTTTATTTTCACAGATTAAAACATGGGATTTTATATTTTCAAAAAATAATAAATCACATCATCCAAAACCTTTTTTCCTATTGTTAATCTGTGCATCTTTAATGCTAACGGGTTGTGTTCAATATGATTTAGGAATTAATTTTAACAACACCAACAACGGTGAACTAGTACAACATATTAAATTATCTGAAAACTTAACCAGTTTTAGTGGTGATTATATTTACGATTGGTTAAATAGTCTAGAACATCGCGCCCGAAAATTAGACGGTTCAGCAAAGCGTATTTTTCCAGAAGAAGTGATTGTCAAAATTCCCTTCACGAATGGTCGAGAATTACAAGAAAAATTTAGCGATTTTTTCAACTACCGCACTTCTCAAAAACCTAATGTAGTTACTAATAATGCAGATTTACCGAATACTGCTTCCAGCCTAATCGTACAAGATAATAATTTTTTGCTGTTATCAAGAAATCGCTTAATCTATGATTTAGATTTGCGTTCCCTTTCTGTACTTACTAGTAAAGGGAACGTTGTATCAGGTACAGGTTCAATTCTTAATTTAGAATTTAAATTACAGACACCTTGGGGAGTTAAGAATATTCAACAAACCGAAGATGCTATTCAACCAGAAAAAAGTGGTAACCAACTTATATGGAAACTCAAACCAGGTAAATTAAATCACATAGAAGTAATTTTTTGGTTGCCTAATTTATTGGGTATTGTTAGTTTGATAATTATCATATTTGTTTGGGGTGGCTTTTATCTGAGATATACATTATTAGAATCAGGACTTAAAAAATTATAA
- a CDS encoding tetratricopeptide repeat protein, with protein MTTESLEIAKSRYQVGKAAFENGQYREAVENLEKASTLLANNTRLAGEVNIWLVNAYEAAGRSEYAIALCQKLCRHPHYETKSQAKHLVYILKAPKLKRPKEWMTEIPDFSGISDNKSKLLLTTKLQISNLKQNPVEPEYVDLSQVNTKDNRFIWVALIFVGLIISYLVWLCV; from the coding sequence ATGACTACAGAAAGTTTAGAAATTGCTAAATCTCGCTACCAAGTTGGAAAAGCAGCTTTTGAAAATGGTCAATATCGTGAAGCAGTGGAAAATTTAGAAAAAGCCAGCACCTTATTAGCAAATAATACACGCCTTGCTGGTGAAGTCAATATTTGGCTAGTAAATGCTTATGAAGCGGCTGGGCGTTCTGAATATGCCATCGCACTTTGTCAAAAACTCTGCCGTCATCCTCACTACGAAACTAAGTCACAAGCAAAGCACTTAGTTTATATTTTAAAAGCACCCAAACTGAAAAGACCAAAAGAGTGGATGACGGAAATTCCCGATTTCAGTGGTATTTCTGACAACAAATCAAAACTCCTTCTTACCACTAAACTCCAGATATCTAACCTAAAACAGAACCCTGTAGAACCAGAATATGTTGATCTTAGTCAAGTCAACACAAAAGATAATCGTTTTATCTGGGTAGCCTTGATTTTTGTGGGTTTAATAATTTCCTATCTAGTTTGGTTATGTGTGTGA
- the argB gene encoding acetylglutamate kinase — translation MINDTEYIRQAEANRVEILSEALPYIQQFAGRTVVVKYGGAAMKDSTLKDKVIRDIVFLSCVGLRPILVHGGGPEINSWLGKLGIEAQFKNGLRVTDAATMDVVEMVLVGRVNKEIVSLINQAGGMGVGLCGKDGHLITARPQGDEGIGYVGEVSNINIKILETLSSKGYIPVVSSVAADDTGQAYNINADTVAGEIAAALGAEKLILLTDTRGILTDYKDPSTLIPKVDIPEARQLINDGVVSGGMIPKVTCCVRSLAQGVKAAHIIDGRIPHALLLEIFTDVGIGTMILGSQFK, via the coding sequence ATGATCAACGATACCGAGTATATCAGGCAAGCTGAAGCTAATCGCGTAGAAATACTCAGCGAAGCACTACCTTACATTCAACAATTCGCAGGTCGTACCGTTGTGGTTAAATACGGAGGTGCAGCCATGAAAGATAGCACCCTCAAAGATAAAGTTATCCGCGATATCGTATTTTTATCCTGCGTTGGCTTGCGACCAATTTTAGTACATGGTGGTGGTCCAGAAATTAATAGTTGGTTAGGTAAACTAGGAATTGAAGCCCAGTTTAAAAATGGTTTGCGCGTCACTGATGCAGCAACAATGGATGTGGTAGAAATGGTATTAGTCGGTAGAGTCAATAAAGAAATTGTCTCCCTAATTAACCAAGCTGGTGGTATGGGTGTAGGACTTTGTGGTAAAGATGGACACTTAATTACCGCCCGTCCTCAAGGTGATGAAGGTATCGGCTATGTTGGGGAAGTTAGTAATATCAATATCAAGATTTTAGAAACTCTCTCTAGTAAGGGCTATATTCCTGTAGTTTCTAGCGTTGCTGCTGACGATACCGGACAAGCTTACAATATTAATGCTGATACTGTAGCTGGGGAAATAGCAGCAGCCTTGGGGGCGGAAAAGTTAATTTTGCTTACTGATACACGCGGTATCTTAACAGATTACAAAGATCCATCTACCTTAATTCCCAAAGTAGATATTCCTGAAGCTCGTCAGTTGATTAACGATGGTGTAGTTAGTGGAGGTATGATTCCTAAAGTAACTTGTTGTGTGCGATCGCTTGCCCAAGGAGTCAAAGCCGCACATATCATTGATGGTCGCATTCCCCACGCCCTGCTGTTAGAAATATTTACAGACGTAGGGATTGGAACAATGATTCTCGGTTCTCAATTTAAATGA